One Candidatus Omnitrophota bacterium genomic window, TGTGGGCAGTGAAAAAAGGATCTTAAGAATCCAGCACACCCAGAAATCTTTTTCGATAAGTTGCGGAGTTACGCCAAGATCGTGGGCGACAACATCAAAATAGACTTTTTTATCCGCATCTTTTAACAATAAAAAATTGTCCATAAATCTGTCACCCTTGTATTTTCCTGAAAATATCCCCTATCCATGCCGGAGCATAACGGATATCATTCATCAGTATATTTTTGTCAGCATCGGACAGTCGTCTTTTAAGTTTTGCCACAACAGTCGAATCAATATTGCCCTGCTTTAAATAACGCAAGGCCTGAATGACTAATCCGCTTATTCGCCCGGCTGTTGCCATGTTTCTTGGCGTTGTTCGTTTCAAAACGATCGTCTGCTTACCGATCTGAACTTTCCGATTAGGACCATCTGTAAAGAAAACGATCTTGGCCGGAACCTGCTCTGTTAAACCTAACAGATTAGCGGCATATGCGCCGGAAGGCTGAATTTTCAAATTATCTCGTCCCACTAATGCTTGAGCAACGCGATCATAATTAGGCGGAAGGTCACCGAAATCCGGATGTTTTACGGGATAATCATATAATCCCCTCGTCAGGCGGCGTATAATCCCTGCCTTGGTTAAACGTCCCAACGTTTGGTCTACGGCCATACGGCTCCCGAGGTCAAGAAAGTGCATTGGAGTGAACACCCAACCCCTATGCCTGCCGTATATCCTGCTAACTATCATATTATCAATGGTTTGTGCCATTTATACCACCTCTCTGTTGTCAGAAAAAATATACACTTTTTCTGACAGAAAGTCAATCTATTTTTATGCGCCCGAGCCGCTATCCTAAATGTCTACCATCCGGAAATGTCCACTTTTTAGCAGACATTTCGATTTAGTGGACACTTACGTGTCCATCCATGTCCATCAAAACGCCCTTTTTTGACCTTCCCGGACGCCTGCAGGACACCCCTAAAATCGCCTGTTTTCCGACGCTGGGCGCTTATTTTAGCCGGGTTGACCACTTATGCCCAAACCCAAAAGTGATGGACATGGACATCGATTTTTTTGACCACTATCACTGACTCCCCGCGCCTCGCCCGACCCTCACCCGACACCCTGTTCCAAGGACCCGTAGCGCCTGCCAGCATAAAAAACCCTATGACCACGCCTCACTGGCATAACCATAGGGACTTGAGTTGCCAAACGCTGTTGATCCTTACAACGCCCCGACTACCGCCTCCGCCAAGCTCTTCATCGCATTACTATAAATCTGCCACTGGCCAGCCAAAAGTTCGAAGATAAACAGTTTTTTTCATCAAGGCTTATTCCTTTCTTCGAATCTTTTGGTTGATCCCGAGCGAAGCCGACACCGAGAAAGCCCGAGGAAAAAACCATTGGTGTAAAGAAAACCTTTCTTCATCTTATACCTTCAGTAAAAAATATAACCGCTCCTATTATTCAGTCTCAGAATTTCTTAGCACCGACAAAGTGCGCTGTAAAATCCTTAGGTCTTCCTCATTAGCGAGCACTAAGAAAACATCGCCTCCCTCAATTACCGTAGAACCATTTGGCACGATGAACTTATCTTCGCGCGAAATAAGAACAATAAGGGCTTTAGGAGGAATATTAATTGCGGCAATCGTTTGACCTACCGTGCCTGAATTATATGGCACAATCAAATCGGTAAGCGATGCATCTATGCCCTCTGCATACTCAAAGTCAATAGGATATTTTTTCCTTACATCAAGCGGTACATTGACTCCAAGTATCTTTGACATAAGTGGAATAGATGTCCCCTGAATCAATACCGAAGTCAATACAACAAAAAATACGATATTAAATATTGCGTGAGCTTGAACTATTCCTGAAAGCAGCGGGAATGTCGCCAAAATAATCGGCACAGCACCTCTTAATCCTACCCATGATATCATCGTTTTCTCGGCAAGATTGAATTTAAATGGCATTAGGCATAAAAATACACTTATGGGGCGAGCGAGGAAAATAAGAATGGTTGCTATCAACAGGCCAACTCCCATAATGGGAATTATCCGGCTTGGGAAAACAAGCAAGCCAAGAGTCAAAAACATTGCAATCTGCATGAGCCAGGCAACTCCTTCATAAAACCGGACTATTGTTCTCTTGTTTGCGAAATCGCCTCTACTCATCATTAAACCCAAAGAATAAACTGCCAGAAAACCATTCCCTTTTACTAAAGTTGTACCTGCATACGTCAAGAGCACCAAAGCAATAGTCAAAACCGAATACAACCCTTCATATTCAAGCTTAATCTTATTAATAAGCGTGACACTTACTTTAGACATCAAATACCCGATTAACAATCCAACACCCATATTTAAGGTAAACGATGGGATTAGGCTGATAATGGAAGAGTCAGCAGTAGTTAAGAGGCCGATACAACCGATTGTAAGGAAAACAGCCATTGGGTCATTACTTCCCGATTCAAGCTCCAAAAGAGGCCTTAAATTACCTTTGAGGGATATCCTTCTTGATCTGAGGACATTAAAGACAGCGGCAGCATCGGTTGAGGACACAATAGAACCGAGCAATAATCCCTCAAGCAATGAAAATTTAAGAATTACCATAGCCAATACGCCGACAACAACAGCAGTAATGAGCACTCCTGCGGTTGACAAAACCAACCCCGGAACAAATAATGGCCTGACCGATTTCCATGATGTATCCAAACCCCCAGAAAAAATAATGAAAATAAGCGCGATGATACCGATAGATTTTGCAACAACGTAATCATCAAAATAAATTCCGCCGATGCCTTCTGAGCCTGCCAGCATGCCGATTATCAAAAAAAGCAATAATGCGGGTAACGCAAACCTGTCTGAAAGCTTGCTTGCCAGTACGCTGACAAGCGTCAAAGCTGCTGCCCATAATATGATTGTTTCGACTGTCATCAGGACCTATCTCGGTTTCTATGCCACATTATTACAGACTTAAATAAAACAGTTCCCTTTATTCCTTTACTAAAACCGCTTTCCATTCCTTATTAATCCATATTCCGTACACCTTTGCCTGCGCGCACCATTTCTTTACCTTCTTCATTGCTATCCTTAACTGCTTCAGGTGAACATTTTTCACGCTTGGATTACCAAGGCAACCATAATGGCTGATTATGAATATCAATTTGGAATCACGGTTATTATATGAAAACAGCAGCTTATCCTTAAGGCTCCCGATCTCATACATGTTCCTGCATGCGCTAAGAACCTTGTCTGGCCCGGGCACGGTGATCATATCAACGTATTCGACAGCATAATTCTTCTTAATAAATTCCGCTACCGGCAACTGTACCCTTCCATCAATGCAGTTTATCGCTGTGGCAAACTTGAAGTTTCTGGCTCTGTTTTTCATTATATTGGCTTGCTTTTTTAGGTTGAGCTCTTCGGCCCGCTTGATAAGAGATATAACCGCCCCTATTATTTTTTCACTTCTCCGCGACAACGAGCATTTCGAAATCGTCAGTGGTCAGTTTGTCGTTTCTCGAGTATGCCCCATGCCTTGAGCCAAAAATATCGATTTTCTTGAATCCAAGACTTTTGAGAAGCCAGGTGATCTCGCTTGGCACATAATAGCGCTCGTTACAGCTGAGTTCCCTTTTTTTGC contains:
- a CDS encoding potassium/proton antiporter translates to MTVETIILWAAALTLVSVLASKLSDRFALPALLLFLIIGMLAGSEGIGGIYFDDYVVAKSIGIIALIFIIFSGGLDTSWKSVRPLFVPGLVLSTAGVLITAVVVGVLAMVILKFSLLEGLLLGSIVSSTDAAAVFNVLRSRRISLKGNLRPLLELESGSNDPMAVFLTIGCIGLLTTADSSIISLIPSFTLNMGVGLLIGYLMSKVSVTLINKIKLEYEGLYSVLTIALVLLTYAGTTLVKGNGFLAVYSLGLMMSRGDFANKRTIVRFYEGVAWLMQIAMFLTLGLLVFPSRIIPIMGVGLLIATILIFLARPISVFLCLMPFKFNLAEKTMISWVGLRGAVPIILATFPLLSGIVQAHAIFNIVFFVVLTSVLIQGTSIPLMSKILGVNVPLDVRKKYPIDFEYAEGIDASLTDLIVPYNSGTVGQTIAAINIPPKALIVLISREDKFIVPNGSTVIEGGDVFLVLANEEDLRILQRTLSVLRNSETE